Proteins from a single region of Mus pahari chromosome 2, PAHARI_EIJ_v1.1, whole genome shotgun sequence:
- the Clec2l gene encoding C-type lectin domain family 2 member L: MEPAREPPARARPPPPAARPAPAAPRPRSPAEAEARGPEGLLRRSGSGYEGSTSWKAALEDTTTRLLLGAIAVLLFAILVVMSILASKGCIKCETPCPEDWLLYGRKCYYFSEEPRDWNTGRQYCHTHEAALAVIQSQKELEFMFKFTRREPWIGLRRVGDDFHWVNGDPFDPDTFTISGMGECVFVEPTRLVSTECLTTRPWVCSKMAYT; encoded by the exons ATGGAGCCGGCCCGGGAGCCCCCCGCGCGCGCCCGCCCGCCGCCCCCCGCAGCTCGTCCAGCGCCCGCTGCGCCCAGGCCGCGCTCTCCAGCGGAGGCAGAGGCCCGTGGCCCAGAGGGGCTGCTGAGGCGATCCGGGTCGGGCTACGAGGGCAGCACCAGCTGGAAGGCGGCCTTGGAGG ATACCACCACACGCCTTCTGCTGGGAGCCATTGCAGTCCTCCTGTTCGCCATTCTTGTGGTAATGAGCATTCTGG CTTCCAAGGGCTGCATCAAGTGTGAGACGCCCTGCCCGGAGGACTGGCTGCTCTACGGAAGGAAATGCTACTACTTCTCGGAGGAGCCTAGAGACTGGAATACGGGAAGGCAGTACTGCCATACACACGAGGCGGCGCTGGCTGTGATCCAAAGCCAGAAAGAACTG GAATTTATGTTCAAGTTCACACGGAGGGAGCCCTGGATCGGCCTGCGCAGAGTTGGCGACGACTTCCACTGGGTCAATGGGGATCCGTTTGACCCAGACAC ATTCACCATCTCGGGTATGGGAGAGTGCGTCTTTGTGGAGCCCACCAGGCTGGTGTCAACGGAGTGTCTGACGACCCGTCCCTGGGTGTGCAGCAAGATGGCCTACACATGA